In the genome of Flavobacteriales bacterium, one region contains:
- a CDS encoding DUF2795 domain-containing protein encodes MYWTLELASYLEDAPWPATKDELIDYGMRSGAPLEVIENLQEIEDEGEIYESIEEIWPDYPSKEDFFFNEDEY; translated from the coding sequence ATGTACTGGACCCTTGAACTAGCATCCTATTTGGAAGATGCCCCGTGGCCAGCCACAAAGGACGAGCTCATCGATTACGGGATGAGGTCCGGAGCCCCGCTTGAGGTGATTGAAAACCTTCAGGAGATTGAAGATGAGGGTGAGATCTATGAAAGCATCGAGGAAATTTGGCCGGATTACCCCTCCAAAGAGGATTTCTTCTTTAATGAAGATGAATATTAG